Proteins from a single region of Desulfolutivibrio sulfoxidireducens:
- a CDS encoding methylated-DNA--[protein]-cysteine S-methyltransferase, with protein MTETVVAEPLALSIHWDGDMIRELKLRWADGREGDPVAIPHVATESGRAMRAALSRYVAGGTPDWPELPLDFSRLPPFCRAALAALATVASGTVITYSDLAARLGNPKAARAAGRAMATNPFPLVLPCHRVVGKKGALTGFGPGLPMKKYLLTLEGAL; from the coding sequence ATGACCGAGACCGTCGTGGCCGAACCCCTGGCGCTTTCCATCCATTGGGACGGGGACATGATCCGCGAACTGAAACTGCGCTGGGCCGACGGCCGGGAAGGCGATCCTGTGGCCATTCCCCACGTGGCCACCGAGTCCGGCCGGGCCATGCGGGCCGCCTTGTCGCGCTACGTCGCGGGGGGAACCCCGGACTGGCCCGAACTCCCCCTGGACTTCTCGCGGCTTCCCCCCTTTTGCCGGGCGGCGCTGGCCGCCCTGGCCACGGTTGCCTCCGGGACCGTGATCACCTATTCCGACCTGGCCGCACGCCTCGGCAACCCCAAGGCGGCCCGGGCGGCCGGCCGGGCCATGGCCACCAACCCCTTTCCCCTGGTGCTGCCCTGCCACCGGGTGGTGGGAAAAAAGGGGGCCTTGACCGGGTTCGGGCCGGGGCTGCCCATGAAAAAGTATCTCCTGACCCTGGAAGGCGCCTTGTAA
- a CDS encoding bifunctional 3,4-dihydroxy-2-butanone-4-phosphate synthase/GTP cyclohydrolase II, which translates to MPICSTEEAIEEIRRGRMVILVDDEDRENEGDLTIAAEKVTPEIINFMATHGRGLICLPMAPALIDRLGLPMMTNQNNSPFGTGFTVSIEAKRGVSTGISAFDRATTVLTAVAEGVGPDDIVVPGHIFPLRAKEGGVLVRAGQTEGGVDLARLAGLKPAAVICEIMREDGNMARMPDLIEFATKHGLRIASVADLIRYRMKFGHLSVSKVAEADLPTCYGHFRTMAFCADTDSRAHLAVVKGVIKPGEPTLVRVHSECLTGDVFGSMRCDCGSQLQKALRMIEAEGKGVLLYMRQEGRGIGLANKIRAYCLQDQGLDTVDANVKLGFKPDLRDYGIGAQILVALGVTTMRLMTNNPKKIVGLEGYGLEVVERVPIEVDPGEQNACYLRTKKDRMGHLLHMSETGGKK; encoded by the coding sequence ATGCCCATTTGCAGCACCGAAGAAGCCATTGAGGAAATCCGCCGGGGACGCATGGTCATCCTGGTCGACGACGAGGATCGGGAAAACGAGGGCGATCTGACCATCGCCGCCGAGAAGGTCACCCCGGAGATCATCAATTTCATGGCCACCCATGGCCGGGGGCTGATCTGCCTGCCCATGGCCCCGGCGCTCATCGACCGCCTGGGGCTGCCCATGATGACCAACCAGAACAACTCGCCCTTCGGCACCGGATTCACCGTGTCCATCGAGGCCAAGCGCGGCGTGTCCACGGGCATCTCGGCCTTCGACCGGGCCACCACGGTCTTGACCGCCGTGGCCGAGGGCGTGGGTCCCGACGACATCGTCGTCCCGGGCCACATCTTCCCGCTTCGGGCCAAGGAGGGCGGCGTTCTGGTCCGGGCCGGCCAGACCGAGGGCGGCGTGGACCTGGCCAGGCTGGCGGGCCTCAAGCCCGCCGCCGTCATCTGCGAGATCATGCGCGAGGACGGCAACATGGCCCGCATGCCGGACCTCATCGAATTCGCCACCAAGCACGGCCTGCGCATCGCCTCCGTGGCCGACCTCATCCGCTACCGCATGAAGTTCGGGCACCTGTCCGTGAGCAAGGTGGCCGAGGCCGACCTGCCCACCTGCTACGGCCATTTCCGGACCATGGCCTTTTGCGCGGACACGGATTCCCGGGCCCACCTGGCCGTGGTCAAGGGCGTGATCAAGCCCGGCGAGCCCACCCTGGTCCGGGTGCACAGCGAATGCCTGACCGGCGACGTCTTCGGATCCATGCGCTGCGACTGCGGCAGCCAACTGCAAAAGGCGTTGCGCATGATCGAGGCCGAGGGCAAGGGCGTGTTGCTCTACATGCGCCAGGAGGGCCGGGGCATCGGCCTGGCCAACAAGATCCGGGCCTATTGCCTGCAAGACCAGGGACTGGACACGGTGGACGCCAACGTCAAGCTCGGGTTCAAGCCGGATCTGCGCGACTACGGCATCGGGGCCCAGATCCTGGTGGCCCTGGGCGTGACCACAATGCGCCTTATGACCAACAATCCCAAAAAGATCGTGGGGCTCGAGGGCTACGGCCTGGAAGTGGTGGAACGGGTGCCCATCGAGGTCGATCCCGGCGAGCAGAATGCCTGCTACCTGCGCACCAAGAAGGATCGGATGGGACACCTCCTGCATATGTCCGAAACCGGCGGAAAAAAGTAG
- the mreC gene encoding rod shape-determining protein MreC produces the protein MDALASYTGLEFAKWVLAPGKWAAWRVTSFWERYVYFVGVREENDSLRAKLEEATRELVLLREKAAEAERLAKILTIRPPLGWSRQGARVVSRRLGPNAALETVLLDKGVLDGLTVNTPVTGAEGVIGRVLRLSPSAATVLLITDPNSRIPVTSQKNRTQGILKGEGPNRPMAVQYVSLGASLEEGELLVTSGLEDIFPKGLPVARVTEVGRTGSSLFQTVYAEPLFSPRRLEEVALLAKNSEEQNGPAPGREAEETETDAFVAPAAQAPPTVVAPPTPPAAPGRTPAKAPRSPGPDTGRERKKPSGVGP, from the coding sequence GTGGATGCCCTGGCGAGCTACACGGGCCTGGAATTCGCCAAGTGGGTCTTGGCGCCGGGGAAATGGGCCGCATGGCGGGTCACGTCCTTCTGGGAGCGCTACGTCTATTTCGTAGGGGTCCGGGAGGAAAACGACAGCCTGCGCGCCAAGCTCGAGGAGGCCACGCGGGAGCTCGTCCTTTTGCGGGAAAAGGCCGCGGAGGCCGAACGGCTGGCCAAGATCCTGACCATCCGGCCTCCCCTGGGCTGGTCCCGGCAGGGGGCGCGGGTGGTCTCCCGCCGTCTGGGTCCCAATGCCGCCCTGGAGACCGTCCTTCTGGACAAGGGCGTCCTGGACGGCCTGACCGTGAATACCCCGGTGACCGGGGCCGAGGGGGTCATCGGACGGGTGTTGCGCTTAAGCCCCTCCGCCGCGACCGTGCTTTTGATCACCGATCCCAACAGCCGCATCCCCGTGACCTCCCAGAAAAACCGCACCCAGGGCATCCTCAAGGGCGAGGGCCCCAATCGCCCCATGGCCGTGCAATACGTCTCCCTGGGGGCTTCCCTGGAGGAGGGCGAACTGTTGGTCACCTCAGGACTTGAGGATATCTTTCCCAAGGGCCTGCCCGTGGCCCGGGTGACCGAGGTCGGCCGCACGGGGTCGTCCCTTTTCCAGACCGTGTACGCCGAGCCGCTTTTCAGTCCCAGACGTCTGGAGGAGGTGGCCCTTCTGGCCAAGAATTCCGAGGAACAAAACGGGCCGGCCCCCGGCCGGGAGGCCGAGGAAACGGAGACGGACGCCTTCGTCGCCCCGGCGGCGCAGGCCCCGCCCACCGTCGTGGCGCCCCCGACGCCCCCGGCCGCCCCGGGCCGGACGCCGGCCAAGGCCCCCCGTAGTCCCGGCCCGGACACCGGCCGGGAACGGAAAAAACCATCCGGGGTCGGACCGTGA
- the ribE gene encoding 6,7-dimethyl-8-ribityllumazine synthase, translated as MQHIRTVEGKLQAEGLKFAIVAGRFNDFITEKLVAGAVDYLTRHGGRREDMLIVRVPGAFEIPLAAKKLAQGAEYDAVVCVGAVIRGATPHFDFVAGECAKGLAMVSLESGVPVGFGVLTVDTLEQAVERAGSKGGNKGVEAAAAALEMVRVLQQL; from the coding sequence ATGCAACACATCCGCACCGTGGAAGGCAAGCTCCAGGCCGAGGGCCTCAAATTCGCCATCGTGGCCGGCCGCTTCAACGACTTCATCACCGAAAAACTGGTGGCCGGGGCCGTTGACTACCTGACCCGCCACGGCGGCCGGCGCGAGGACATGCTCATCGTCCGGGTGCCCGGGGCCTTCGAGATCCCCCTGGCCGCCAAAAAGCTGGCCCAGGGCGCCGAGTACGACGCCGTGGTCTGCGTGGGCGCGGTCATCCGGGGGGCCACCCCGCACTTCGACTTCGTGGCCGGGGAATGCGCCAAGGGCCTGGCCATGGTCTCCCTGGAGTCCGGCGTCCCCGTGGGCTTCGGGGTCCTGACCGTGGACACCCTGGAGCAGGCCGTGGAGCGGGCCGGAAGCAAGGGCGGCAACAAGGGCGTGGAGGCCGCGGCCGCGGCCCTGGAGATGGTCCGCGTCCTGCAGCAATTGTAG
- a CDS encoding rod shape-determining protein — protein MSRILDRLLGLFSNDLAIDLGTANTCVFVKGKGIVLSEPSVVAVKKDHRGVNKVLAVGLEAKKMLGRTPGNIVAIRPMKDGVIADFEVTEAMLRHFITKVHNSRRLVRPRIIICVPTGITQVEKRAVKESAQSAGAREVYLIEEPMAAAIGANLPITEPTSNMVVDIGGGTTEVAVISLSGVVYSKSVRVGGDKMDEAIMQYVKRKYNMLIGESTAEQIKIQIGSAHHSTSTGEMEVKGRDLVTGIPQNIAITAEEVQKSISEQVESIVQAVRIALEQTPPELAADIVDRGIVLTGGGALLRGLDQLLREETSLPITVVDDPLSTVVLGSGKALDNLDVLKEVTID, from the coding sequence ATGTCCAGAATTTTGGATCGGCTGCTGGGCCTTTTTTCGAACGACCTGGCCATCGACCTGGGAACGGCCAACACCTGCGTGTTCGTCAAGGGCAAGGGCATCGTCTTGTCCGAGCCGTCGGTGGTGGCGGTGAAAAAGGATCACCGGGGCGTGAACAAGGTCCTGGCCGTGGGGCTCGAGGCCAAGAAGATGCTCGGCCGCACCCCGGGCAACATCGTGGCGATTCGGCCCATGAAGGACGGCGTGATCGCCGACTTCGAGGTCACCGAGGCCATGCTGCGGCACTTCATCACCAAGGTGCACAATTCCAGGCGCCTGGTGCGGCCCCGGATCATCATCTGCGTGCCCACAGGCATCACCCAGGTGGAGAAGCGGGCGGTCAAGGAATCGGCCCAGTCGGCCGGGGCCCGCGAGGTCTATCTCATCGAGGAGCCCATGGCCGCGGCCATCGGGGCCAACCTGCCGATTACCGAGCCCACCTCGAACATGGTGGTGGACATCGGCGGCGGCACCACCGAGGTGGCCGTGATCTCGCTTTCCGGCGTGGTCTATTCCAAGTCGGTGCGGGTCGGCGGGGACAAGATGGACGAGGCCATCATGCAGTACGTCAAACGCAAGTACAACATGCTCATCGGCGAATCCACGGCGGAGCAGATCAAGATCCAGATCGGCTCGGCCCACCACTCCACCAGCACCGGGGAGATGGAGGTCAAGGGCCGGGATCTGGTCACGGGCATCCCGCAAAACATCGCGATCACGGCCGAGGAGGTGCAAAAGTCCATCTCCGAGCAGGTGGAGAGCATTGTTCAGGCCGTGCGCATCGCCCTGGAGCAGACGCCTCCGGAGCTGGCCGCGGACATCGTGGACAGGGGCATTGTGCTCACCGGAGGCGGCGCGCTGTTGCGGGGGCTGGATCAGCTTTTGCGCGAGGAGACGTCGCTTCCCATCACCGTGGTGGATGACCCCTTGTCCACGGTCGTTCTCGGTTCCGGGAAGGCCCTGGACAACCTCGACGTGCTCAAGGAGGTCACGATAGATTAA
- the leuS gene encoding leucine--tRNA ligase has protein sequence MNTYAPEEVERKWQRIWEEKGSFHVEADPKRPKYYVLEMFPYPSGRIHMGHVRNYSIGDVVARFKRMEGYNVLHPMGWDAFGMPAENAAIKHGVHPAAWTFENIDTMRVQLKRLGYSYDWRRELATCHPGYYVHEQKFFLDFLKRGLAYRKKSPQNWCETCHTVLANEQVIEGCCWRCDNKVVQKDLEQWFLRITAYADELLDDLKKLEGGWPERVLTMQRNWIGKSVGAQIDFPLERPTASGVTSITVFSTRQDTVFGATFMSLAAEHPLVAELIADSPEKDTVLAFAAKVRDMDRIVRTAEDMEKEGVFTGAYCINPVTGARMPIHVANFVLMGYGTGAVMAVPAHDQRDFEYAKKYGLPMKVVITPKDETLDVASLTEAYTDPGVLVDSGEFTGMDNEAAKERIADFLEAKDMGRRSVNYRLRDWNVSRQRYWGAPIPVIYCPKCGVVPVPESDLPVLLPREVKTRPDGRSPLPETPDFVNTTCPVCGEAARRETDTFDTFFESSWYFARYASARQTDRPFDPEEVGYWLPVDQYIGGIEHAILHLLYSRFFVKALRDDGYVAFDEPFTNLLTQGMVIKDGSKMSKSKGNVVDPDVMIKRYGADTVRLFALFAAPPEKDLDWSDTGIDGAARFLSRLWRLVRDELSGMLTAALPCEAFSDADLTALPPVFKELRRREHLLAHKAGSDIRERFQFNTAIAAAMETVNFLFANVEALRREPKGARVVSSAVATVLTVLSPMAPHICEELWEAMGHADSLAGRPWPAHDPKALLTDEVEVVIQVNGKLRGKIDVARDAARDDVERLALSEPNVARHLTGKTIRKVVVIPGKLVNVVAG, from the coding sequence ATGAACACGTACGCCCCCGAGGAAGTCGAACGCAAATGGCAGAGGATTTGGGAGGAAAAAGGCAGCTTCCACGTGGAGGCCGATCCCAAAAGGCCCAAATACTACGTCCTGGAGATGTTTCCCTATCCCTCGGGGCGCATCCACATGGGGCACGTGCGCAACTATTCCATCGGCGACGTGGTGGCCCGCTTCAAGCGCATGGAGGGCTATAACGTCCTGCATCCCATGGGCTGGGACGCCTTCGGCATGCCCGCCGAGAACGCGGCCATCAAGCACGGCGTGCATCCCGCCGCCTGGACCTTCGAGAACATCGACACCATGCGCGTCCAGTTGAAGCGCCTGGGCTATTCCTACGACTGGCGGCGCGAGCTGGCCACCTGCCATCCGGGCTACTACGTGCACGAGCAGAAGTTCTTCCTGGACTTTCTCAAGCGCGGCCTGGCCTACCGCAAAAAGTCCCCGCAAAACTGGTGCGAGACCTGCCATACGGTCCTGGCCAACGAACAGGTCATCGAAGGCTGTTGCTGGCGCTGCGACAACAAGGTGGTGCAAAAGGACCTGGAGCAGTGGTTCCTGCGCATCACGGCCTATGCCGACGAGCTTCTGGACGACCTGAAAAAGCTCGAGGGCGGCTGGCCCGAGCGCGTCCTGACCATGCAGCGCAACTGGATCGGAAAAAGCGTGGGCGCCCAGATCGACTTTCCCCTGGAGCGGCCCACGGCCTCGGGCGTAACCTCGATCACGGTGTTTTCCACCCGCCAGGACACGGTCTTCGGGGCCACGTTCATGAGCCTGGCCGCCGAACATCCCCTGGTGGCCGAACTGATCGCGGACTCCCCGGAGAAGGACACGGTCCTGGCCTTCGCGGCCAAGGTGCGGGACATGGACCGCATCGTGCGCACGGCCGAGGATATGGAGAAGGAGGGCGTGTTCACCGGGGCCTACTGCATAAACCCGGTCACCGGCGCGCGCATGCCCATCCATGTGGCCAACTTCGTGCTCATGGGCTACGGCACGGGCGCGGTCATGGCCGTTCCGGCCCACGACCAGCGCGATTTCGAGTATGCGAAAAAATACGGCCTGCCCATGAAGGTGGTCATCACCCCGAAAGACGAGACCCTGGACGTGGCCTCCCTGACCGAGGCCTACACCGACCCGGGCGTCCTGGTGGACTCCGGGGAATTCACGGGCATGGACAACGAGGCGGCCAAGGAGCGCATCGCGGATTTCCTGGAGGCGAAAGACATGGGCCGCCGGAGCGTCAACTACCGCCTGCGCGACTGGAACGTGTCCAGGCAACGCTACTGGGGCGCGCCCATCCCGGTCATCTACTGCCCGAAATGCGGCGTGGTGCCGGTTCCCGAGTCCGATCTGCCCGTGCTTTTGCCCCGGGAGGTCAAGACCAGGCCCGACGGCCGCTCGCCCCTGCCCGAGACCCCGGATTTCGTGAACACGACCTGCCCGGTATGCGGCGAGGCGGCCCGGCGCGAGACCGACACCTTCGACACCTTTTTCGAATCCTCCTGGTATTTCGCGCGCTACGCCTCGGCCAGACAGACCGACCGGCCCTTCGACCCGGAAGAGGTCGGCTACTGGCTGCCGGTCGACCAGTACATCGGCGGCATCGAACACGCCATCCTGCACCTTCTCTACTCGCGCTTTTTCGTCAAGGCCCTGCGCGACGACGGATACGTGGCCTTCGACGAGCCGTTCACGAACCTCCTGACCCAGGGCATGGTCATCAAGGACGGCTCCAAGATGAGCAAGTCCAAGGGCAACGTGGTCGATCCGGACGTGATGATCAAGCGCTACGGCGCGGACACGGTGCGGCTTTTCGCGCTGTTCGCCGCGCCCCCGGAAAAGGACCTGGACTGGAGTGACACCGGCATCGACGGCGCGGCCCGATTCCTGTCCCGGCTGTGGCGTCTGGTCCGGGACGAGCTGTCCGGGATGCTGACGGCGGCCTTGCCCTGCGAGGCCTTCTCCGACGCCGACCTTACCGCCCTGCCGCCGGTATTCAAGGAGCTGCGCCGCCGCGAGCACCTTCTGGCCCACAAGGCCGGCAGCGACATCCGGGAGCGCTTCCAGTTCAACACGGCCATTGCCGCGGCCATGGAGACGGTGAACTTCCTTTTCGCCAACGTGGAGGCGCTTCGCCGTGAGCCCAAGGGGGCCAGGGTGGTGTCCTCGGCCGTGGCCACGGTCCTGACGGTGCTCTCGCCCATGGCCCCGCACATCTGCGAGGAGTTGTGGGAGGCCATGGGGCACGCCGACAGCCTGGCCGGCCGGCCCTGGCCGGCGCATGACCCCAAGGCGCTTCTGACCGACGAGGTCGAGGTGGTGATCCAGGTCAACGGCAAGCTGCGGGGCAAGATCGACGTGGCCCGGGACGCGGCCAGGGACGACGTGGA
- the nusB gene encoding transcription antitermination factor NusB, producing MVDSPTTDPLADDGSKGGRRKARKRAFEILYGLHFEPPADERSLSRRFAACPRDEDAPIRPENRDFAWELVLGAWANQRELDEVITRFSKNWKLARIAKVELSILRLALHEILYRQDIPLRVAINEAVELAKTYGDDNSPTFVNGILDAVARAVDNGEFTIRKGL from the coding sequence ATGGTTGACTCCCCCACGACGGACCCCCTTGCCGACGACGGGTCCAAAGGAGGACGCCGCAAGGCCCGCAAACGGGCCTTCGAGATCCTCTACGGCCTGCATTTCGAGCCGCCCGCCGACGAGCGGTCCCTGTCCCGGCGCTTCGCGGCCTGTCCGCGCGACGAAGACGCCCCCATCCGCCCGGAAAACCGCGACTTCGCCTGGGAGTTGGTTTTGGGCGCCTGGGCCAACCAGCGCGAACTCGACGAGGTGATCACCCGCTTTTCCAAAAACTGGAAGTTGGCGCGCATCGCCAAGGTGGAGTTATCCATCCTGCGGCTGGCCTTGCACGAGATCCTTTACCGCCAGGACATCCCCCTGCGGGTGGCCATCAACGAGGCTGTGGAACTGGCCAAGACCTACGGCGACGACAACTCCCCGACCTTCGTCAACGGCATCCTGGACGCCGTGGCCCGGGCCGTGGACAACGGCGAATTCACCATCCGCAAGGGCCTGTGA
- a CDS encoding TIGR01212 family radical SAM protein (This family includes YhcC from E. coli K-12, an uncharacterized radical SAM protein.): MRYRTLAAWCRRRLGGRMRKIPLDAGFSCPNRDGTLSFGGCVFCNQAGSGTGLLHKGFDPRAQWDRLAAKFVNDPDEPHPWAYLQSFSNTHGPVEKLAAVLAQVAALPGVRGLCLGTRPDCLDPEKLDLLAAAPLPVRLELGLQSANDRTLARINRGHDAACFARAVTGAAARGLDVCAHVIAGLPGETLEDFLATMDFLAALPVWGVKFHNLFVARGSLLERSWRAGEYQPMERAAYVAWMARAIPRLRADMVVERINADPAPGELLAPDWASDKSGVIRDIRQALKDLDTWQGRDRDAPDAMPQW, encoded by the coding sequence ATGCGATACCGGACATTGGCGGCCTGGTGCCGGCGGCGCCTCGGCGGGCGCATGCGCAAAATCCCCCTGGACGCGGGGTTTTCCTGCCCCAACCGGGACGGGACCTTGTCGTTCGGGGGGTGCGTGTTCTGCAACCAGGCCGGATCGGGTACCGGGCTCCTGCATAAAGGATTCGACCCGCGGGCGCAATGGGACCGTCTCGCCGCGAAATTCGTCAACGATCCCGACGAGCCGCATCCCTGGGCCTATTTGCAATCGTTCTCCAACACCCACGGGCCGGTCGAAAAACTGGCCGCCGTGCTTGCCCAGGTCGCGGCCCTGCCCGGGGTGCGCGGTCTGTGCCTGGGCACCCGGCCCGACTGCCTGGACCCGGAGAAGCTCGACCTTTTGGCCGCCGCGCCCCTGCCCGTGCGCCTGGAACTCGGGCTGCAATCGGCCAACGACCGCACCCTGGCCCGGATCAATCGCGGCCACGACGCGGCCTGCTTCGCCCGGGCCGTCACCGGGGCCGCCGCCAGGGGCCTTGACGTCTGCGCCCACGTCATCGCCGGACTGCCCGGCGAAACCCTGGAGGATTTCCTGGCCACCATGGACTTCCTGGCCGCGCTTCCGGTGTGGGGGGTCAAGTTCCACAACCTGTTCGTGGCCAGGGGCAGCCTCCTGGAACGCTCCTGGCGGGCCGGGGAATACCAGCCCATGGAGCGCGCCGCCTACGTGGCCTGGATGGCCAGGGCCATCCCCCGCCTGCGCGCGGACATGGTCGTGGAGCGCATAAACGCCGACCCCGCCCCGGGCGAACTTTTGGCCCCGGACTGGGCCTCGGACAAGTCCGGCGTCATCCGGGACATACGGCAGGCCCTCAAAGACCTGGACACCTGGCAGGGCAGGGACCGCGACGCGCCCGACGCGATGCCGCAGTGGTGA
- a CDS encoding serine hydrolase — protein MRRPFVLLSTLLAVILALAAPLAAQTQGQAPDADPASVLGDLEAFMAQAMGEWDVPGAAVAVVKGGRTIYARGFGLRDVEKKLPVTPDTVFAIGSCTKAFTAAALCLLSDEGRLGLDTPVRDALPAFRLHDDYATAHVTPRDMLLHRTGLPRYDALLELRPDLDRQGLVDALRHLRPNKELRAGFEYSNLMYVAAGRLVEVVSGTSWEDFVAERFFAPLGMASATFTPKRSQESADHAKPYALRRGKVVDIPFRDITPFGPAGSINASASDMARWLAFHLGDGRYGDVPILSKAALTRLHTPQIITPSGEPNPEIPFGGYGLGWGVTAYRGHLLVLHDGEIDGFKALASIMPDDDLGVVVLTNRMGTPLPEIVAFQVYDRLLGLSPFPWGERAKTRRAEAEKAEAARRDAAKKNPANPAPPTHPLDAYAGTYVHPAFGKVVIAHRDKALAAVLGGETIPLVHATYDVFRTGQSPEAEERDEPSEGLSLKFQMDDSGAISRLDIPLQPNAKDIVFTRVKTEPGQSGQSGGSVDATQGATRP, from the coding sequence ATGCGGCGCCCCTTTGTCCTTCTCTCGACCCTTCTCGCCGTCATCCTGGCCCTGGCCGCCCCCCTGGCGGCCCAGACCCAAGGCCAGGCCCCGGATGCCGACCCCGCGTCCGTTCTCGGGGACCTGGAGGCCTTCATGGCCCAGGCCATGGGCGAGTGGGACGTGCCCGGCGCGGCCGTGGCCGTGGTCAAGGGCGGCCGGACCATCTACGCCAGGGGATTCGGGCTGCGCGACGTGGAGAAAAAACTCCCGGTCACCCCGGACACCGTCTTCGCCATCGGCTCCTGCACCAAGGCCTTTACCGCCGCGGCCCTGTGCCTGCTTTCCGACGAAGGCCGCCTCGGCCTGGACACGCCCGTGCGCGACGCCCTGCCCGCCTTCCGCCTCCACGACGACTACGCCACGGCCCACGTCACCCCCCGGGACATGCTTTTGCACCGCACCGGACTTCCCCGCTACGACGCCCTGCTCGAACTGCGGCCGGACCTGGACCGGCAGGGACTGGTGGACGCGTTGCGCCATCTTAGGCCCAACAAGGAACTGCGCGCCGGCTTCGAATACAGCAATCTGATGTACGTGGCCGCCGGGCGGCTGGTGGAGGTCGTGTCCGGCACGTCCTGGGAGGACTTCGTGGCCGAGCGGTTCTTCGCGCCCCTGGGCATGGCCTCGGCCACCTTCACCCCGAAACGGTCTCAGGAATCCGCCGACCATGCCAAACCCTACGCTCTGCGCCGGGGCAAGGTCGTGGATATCCCCTTCCGGGACATCACCCCCTTCGGACCGGCCGGATCCATCAACGCCTCGGCCTCGGACATGGCCCGCTGGCTGGCCTTCCACCTGGGGGACGGCCGATATGGGGACGTCCCCATCCTGTCCAAGGCGGCCCTGACCAGGTTGCACACCCCCCAGATCATCACCCCAAGCGGCGAACCGAACCCGGAGATACCGTTTGGCGGCTACGGCCTGGGATGGGGCGTGACCGCCTACCGGGGCCATTTGCTGGTCCTGCACGACGGCGAGATCGACGGCTTCAAGGCCCTGGCCTCGATCATGCCCGACGACGACCTGGGCGTGGTGGTTCTGACCAACCGCATGGGCACGCCGCTCCCGGAGATCGTGGCCTTCCAGGTCTACGACAGGCTTCTCGGCCTGTCCCCCTTCCCCTGGGGCGAACGGGCCAAGACCCGCCGGGCCGAGGCCGAAAAGGCCGAGGCGGCCAGGCGGGACGCGGCCAAAAAAAACCCGGCCAATCCCGCGCCGCCCACCCATCCCCTGGACGCCTACGCCGGGACCTACGTCCATCCGGCCTTCGGCAAGGTGGTGATCGCGCACCGGGACAAGGCGCTGGCGGCGGTCCTCGGCGGGGAGACCATCCCCCTGGTCCACGCCACATACGACGTGTTTCGCACCGGCCAAAGCCCCGAGGCCGAGGAGCGTGACGAACCATCGGAGGGACTTTCCCTCAAATTCCAGATGGACGATTCCGGGGCCATCTCCCGATTGGACATCCCCCTGCAACCCAACGCCAAGGACATCGTTTTCACCAGGGTCAAAACCGAACCCGGCCAGTCCGGCCAATCCGGCGGATCCGTCGATGCGACCCAAGGAGCCACCCGCCCATGA
- a CDS encoding riboflavin synthase — MFTGLVMGFGRIAAITRLGRETRLSVAALFPLPDIAIGESIAVNGACLTVESAGKDVFSAYASAETMGRTSLGSLKTGSLANLERALRLGDRLGGHLVSGHVDCLAEVESVTPAGQSRIYRLRFPAEHGEMVVPKGSVALDGISLTINDCGPDFLTVNIIPETQKATTISGWRPGTAVNMETDVIGKYVRRMLGPFLPGGTPGDAGDRPAPGGLTEAFFRGHGF; from the coding sequence ATGTTCACCGGACTGGTCATGGGCTTTGGACGTATCGCCGCCATCACCCGCCTGGGCCGCGAGACGCGGCTTTCGGTCGCCGCACTTTTTCCCCTGCCGGACATCGCCATCGGCGAGAGCATCGCGGTCAACGGGGCCTGCCTGACTGTGGAGAGCGCCGGGAAAGACGTCTTTTCGGCCTACGCCTCGGCCGAGACCATGGGCCGCACCAGCCTGGGGTCCCTCAAAACGGGCAGCCTGGCCAACCTGGAACGGGCTTTGCGCCTGGGCGACCGGCTGGGCGGGCACTTGGTGTCGGGGCACGTGGACTGTCTGGCCGAGGTCGAGTCCGTGACTCCGGCGGGGCAGTCGCGCATCTACCGTCTGCGCTTTCCCGCCGAGCACGGGGAGATGGTGGTGCCAAAGGGTTCGGTGGCCCTGGACGGCATAAGCCTCACGATCAACGACTGCGGCCCGGATTTTCTGACCGTGAACATCATCCCGGAGACGCAAAAGGCGACCACGATTTCGGGATGGAGGCCGGGCACGGCGGTGAACATGGAGACGGACGTCATCGGCAAGTACGTCAGGCGCATGCTCGGCCCCTTTCTGCCCGGAGGGACGCCGGGGGACGCCGGCGACAGGCCCGCGCCCGGTGGCCTGACCGAGGCCTTTTTTCGCGGCCACGGCTTCTGA